The stretch of DNA CGCCTGCGTAACGCTGGCAAGATCCCGGCCGTACTGTACGGCAACGGACAAGAGTCGGTTTCGCTGGAAGTGTGTGCCGAAGAATTTGCCGCGATCGTTCGCCACAAGGTGAAGAACGTTGAACTGGCTGGCGACGCCACCGGCGCCGTGGTAATGCGCGACATCCAGTGGGACACCTACGGCCTGGAAGTCCAACACATCGACTTTTATCGCTAAGCTGGCTGGCAAGCCGAGTCTGGGCGAGGCATGAAATTGATTGTGGGGCTGGGGAATCCCGGGCCTAAATACGATAAGACACGGCATAACGTCGGATTTGAGGCGCTCGATCGGATCGCCGCCGACTCTGGGGTTACGCCAAGAGCCAAGTTCAACGGAAACATCGTCGAACTTGGCGTGGGAACGGAGAAGATGGTTCTTCTCTATCCTCACACCTATATGAACAACAGCGGGACAAGCGTCCGGGCCGCCTTTGATTTTTTCAAGACGCCCTGCGAGTCGGTGCTGGTCGTTTGCGATGACTTCAACTTGCCCGTCGGCACGCTGAGGTTTCGCGGCGGAGGTTCGGCCGGCGGCCAAAAAGGTCTGGCTGACATTCTTCGCAAATTGGGGACGGACGAAGTGCCCCGGTTACGGATTGGCATTGGGCCGTTGCCCCAAGGACGAGACGTTTCCAATTTCGTCCTGGGGAAATTTGCTCCCCAAGAGCGGGCCGAGATCGACTTTACGCTCGATCGCGCCAAAAACGCGATAGCGGATTGGATCGCTCACGACCTCACATACTGCATGAACCAATACAACTAACGCCGACTTCGGTTAGCAACAACTCAAATTACGTTTAGGAGATCGACCTTGGCGGCCAACGTTTATGAAGGGCTGTTTATCCTGGATTCCAACCGCTATGCCCGCGATCCGGGCGGCGTCGCTGGCCAGATTCAGGAATATGTCGAGAAACTCGGCGGCGAACTCTTGGTGAGCCGGATGTGGGTCGAGCAACGTCTGGCCTACCCGATCAACGGTCATCGCAAGGGTACCTACTGGCTGACCTATTTCAGCCTGGAAAGCACCAAGCTGACCGAGCTGACCTACCAGTGCAACATCAACGACAACTTCGTCCGCTTCATGTTTGTGAAGCATGATCCGCGGATCAGCGAAATGTTGATCGCCCACGCCACCGGCGAAGCGGAAGCGGCGCCCGAAGGCGAAGAAGCTGGCGAAGGCGAACCGGCTGCGGCTGGCGCTGCGGCCGAAGGCGAATAAGTCCCGCTTTTTGCAAGACGGTAAGTCGCACGAGGCGCGCCAATTTGGTAGGCTGTTGGTTGACAAACGTTCACTGGTGAGTGGCGTTGACGGCCAACAAAGTACAAGGGAGATCAACACATGGCGAGTTACAACCGGGTGATTCTGGTCGGCAACCTGACCCGCGACATCGAAGTTCGCTATATCCAGAGCGGATCGGCCGTCGCCGAAATCGGGTTGGCCGTTAACGATCGCCGCAAGACCGCATCGGGCGAATGGATCGACGAAACGACGTTTGTCGACGTGACGCTCTGGGGCCGGACGGCGGAGATCGCTGGCGAATACCTCAGCAAAGGCTCACCAGTGTTGGTCGAGGGACGCTTGAAGCTCGACAGTTGGGAAACCGACGGACAAAAGCGATCGAAGCTTCGCGTCGTTGGTGAAAAGATGCAGATGCTCGGCGGCCGTAGCGGCGGCGGACAAGGCGGTCCCGCGGGCGGCGGCGGTCAACGTCGTCAACCGCAACAATCGGCGCCCAATCGTGGCGGCGGTGGTGGTGGCGGCGGCGGCGGAGACAGCTACGGCGGCGGCGACGATTACGATTCGTTCGGCGGTTCGTCGGACGACATCCCGTTCTAAATCACGACAAATCAACCTTACATTCAACGTACAGACGCCCCGAACGCGGTTCGCCGGGCAAAGTGACAAGCAAGAGGAACTTCGATCATGGCGAGCATTCGTGCCGAAAAGCATAGCGAACGTGTTTGGAAGCGTCTCCCCAAAGGGAAGCACGGCGGTATCGAATTGCTGCTGATCCAATCGGTGGACCACCTGGGCAAGCAAGGCGACGTTGTCGAAGTCCGTCCGGGCTACGCCAACAACTACCTGATTCCGCAAGGCTTGGCGACGATCGCCACCCCGCACCACAAGCGGATGGTCGAGAAGCACCGCGCCAAGCTGTTGGAGATCGAAAAGTCGCGTCTGGCCGGTCTTCGCGCCATCGCTGACCTGCTGAACCGCCAGAGCGTCACGATCGAAGCGAACGCCAACGACGAAGGCCACCTCTACGGCAGCGTCGGTCCGGCCGAAATCGTTTCGGCTTTGAAGGAGCAGAACTTCACGATTACCGCCGATCAGGTTCGCCTGGAAGGCCCGCTGAAGGAACTCGGCCTCTACACGGTCAAGATCCACCTGCACGCCGAAATCGAATCGGAATTGAAGGTGTGGGTCGTTCCGACCGTCACCGGCGACGAATAGTTGCCGATAGGGCGATCCGTCGAGCCGAAGAAGCGATTCATCAAGAGCCGTCCCGCAAAGGACGGCTCTTTTTTTCGACAGTTTTTCCACGCGCAGGTCGCTAGCGTCTGGACATTGCGCCCGTTCGACTTACGACGCGACTTGGTCGGCTCTTTCCGTCGCTTGATTGCCGACGAAGATCGCCCAAGTATGATTGATCCCGCGACGATTGGTCGCGCCGGATCGACGAGTTATATCAGGGAAGGTTCTCATGAAGACGAAATTCAACCGCGTCGATAGGGCGGATCGCGATAAGCCGCCAGCCAGCGAGATTTTCGATCGGCAGCCGCCGTGCAACCTGGAAGCGGAAATGGGAGTGCTTGGCAGCATCTTCCTGCTGCCCGATTGCGCCGACGAAGTGGTAATGATCGTCCGCCCCGACGACTTCTACGACGAGGGCAATAAGAAGCTGTACGAACATATGGTTCGTTTGCACGACAGCGGTCGCAAGATCGACCTGACGCTGTTGGCCGAGCAACTGAAAGCGGACGGCGACTACGAGTTCATCGGCGGCGCCGCCTACTTGGCCAAGGTGCTCAATAGCGTCCCCAATGCCGCTCACGCCGAGCACTACGCCCAAATCGTCGCCGCCAAGGCGATCAACCGCAATCTCATTGGGGCCGCGACCGATATCCTCCGCGACGCCTATGAGGAGAACGACAAGTCAGATCGCCTAGTGAGCCGGGCGGAAGAAAAGATCTTTGCGATCACCGATACCCGCAGTTCGACCTCGATGGCGAACATGAGCGACATCGTCACCGCGTCGATGGAGCGTATCGACGCTCGACTTCGCGGCGAACACCTGGAAGATGGCGTCGCAACTGGCTACACCGATCTCGACGGCATGACCGGCGGGTTCCATGGCTCGGAACTGCTGATTCTGGCGGCTCGTCCGTCGATGGGAAAAACGGCGTTCGCGATGAACATCGCCGAAAACGTCGCGGTGAATGACAAGACGCCGGTGCTGTTTATCAGCCTTGAAATGGGAGCGATTGAACTTTGCGATCGTTTGCTCTGTTCGGTTGCAAAGGTTAACGGTCATCGCCTGCGAAATGGGACGATCTCGCAAGAGGATCGCCGCCGGTTGGTTGAGAAATCAGCCCTGGTCGCCGAGTCGCCGCTGTTCGTCGACGACTCCCCCTCGCGGACGGTGTCGCAGATCGCGGCCGGCGCCCGGCGCATTAAGCGGCGTCACGGACGGTTGGGCTTGATTGTGATCGACTATTTGCAGCTGATTGAGCCGGACAATTCGAGCGATCCTCGTCAGGAACAGGTCGCCAAGATCGCCCGACGTTTGAAGGGGATGGCGCGTGAAATGGACGTGCCGATCTTGTGCCTGGCGCAGCTGAATCGCCAAGCGGAAGCTTCGAAGGACAACCGGCCGAAGTTGAGTCACCTCCGCGAATCGGGGGCGATCGAACAAGATGCCGACGTTGTGATGTTCGTGCACCGCGAAGAATACTATCATCATGGAGAGGAACGCGATCAGTTCGCCGGCAAGGCCGAAATCATTATCGGCAAACAGCGTAATGGGCCGGTGGGCGAAGTGCAACTGACCTGGCTCCGAGACTTTACCCGCTTTGAAAACGCGTTCGAGCGCGAGCCGGACGATTTCTCCGCCTTCAACGGCGGGGGCGAATTTTAAGCCGAATCATTCGGCGAAGGCGAACCACGAGCGCCGGCATGGATCAGATCCTCGGATTCAAGGTTTGGGATCACGAAGAGCGGTGCCCCTATTTACCGGGACGTCAGGCCCGGCTGCCGCTCTACTATCCGTTGACTGCGATGTCGGGCGGCGACCTTGATCTGGCGCTCTCGCAGGGCGCGCGGCGGGCTGGCGTTTATCTCTATCATGTCTGCTGTCGCGCTTGTCGGGCGTGTGAGCCGATTCGGCTCGACGTGAAAAAGTTTGAGCCGCGACGTCGCCATCGACGCGTGCTAGCAAAAGGGGACGCCCGGCTGAGGATGAGCGTGGGTGCGCCGATCGCCGACGACGAGCATGCTCGCATCTACAACCTACATAAGTCAGAGCGAGGTTTGGCCGACGAGAACCAGGGGGCGATCAGCGCCCAGCAGTATCACGAGTTCCTGGTGCAGTCCTGCTGCGAGACGGTCGAGTTCGGCTACTATTTGGAGAATCGTTTGGTGGCGGCGGCGACGGCCGACCTGGGGGATGATTCGCTTTCCGCGGTTTACTGTTGCTACGACCCGAGTGAGAGCGGTTTGTCGCTGGGAACCTATTCCGTCTTGAAGCAGTGGGAATTTTGTCGCGAGACCGATCGCCGCTATCTATACCTTGGTTTCTACATCGCGGAGTCGCCCCACATGAACTACAAGGCGTCGTTTCTGCCGCATCAACGACGGATTGCCGGCGTATGGAGCGAGTTCTCGGATCGCTAGCACTTCTAGCGTCGAAACATGTCGAACCGATTCGACAACCGTCGCGTATCGTATCGCATTGCTGATAGTTGCGCAAACAGAGCCGAATCCGTATTGCCCTGGCGTCGCTCATTCAGTATCTCTACCCAACCGCTTACTTAGGCTATAGCGCCTAACGCCGCGCACGGATCGCGCGGTGGGCCAGAATTCAAGGACGATATTGTGTTAAATTGCCGCCTAATAGCCGCTTTCGCACTCAGCATCGGGTGCGGTCTTTCGCTGCTTGTCGCAAGTTGCGAAACCAGTCTCGCCCAAGGTCTTGATCCTCGCAGCTTTGATCCGGCTCTGTTGACGCCGCCGCCTGCCGAACCAGGCGCCATTCCGACGCGACCGTTGATCGTCGATCTGCGAATCACCGGCAACAACAGCACGCAGGAAGCGAAGATTCGCTCGATGATTCGCTCTCGTGCGGATCGCGAATTCGATCCAGAAATGATCCAGTCCGATGTCCGCAAATTGGCCGAATCAGGACTGTTTCGCGACGTCAAGATCTTGACGCAACAATCAGCGCAAGGCGTCGTCGTGACGTTCCAGGTGTTTGAGCGGCCGTCGATTCGCTACGTCAAGTTCCTTGGCAACGAGTCGGCGACCGAAAAGGCCCTGCTAAAAAAATCAGGGCTGGAAGTCGGCGGCGCCCTTAATCGGTTTGTCGTCGAAGACGCTCGCCGTCGCATCGAAGAATACTATCGAACCCGCGGGCATGGCATGGCGACGGTCACGATCGCCGAAGGCCTAGAGCAGGACGATACCGGCGTTGCCTTCATGGTGCATGAAGGTCCGCTGGCCCGCGTCCTGTCGACCAGTTTCGTCGGCAATACCATCGCCAGCGACGGCCGCTTGAAGACGCAAGTCAAATCGAAGCCTGGCTTCCTCTATTACATCCGGGGCAAAGTCGACATGGACCAGGTCGAAGCGGACGTCGAAGCGTTGACTTCGTACTACCGCGGGCTTGGCTACTTCCAGGCTCAGATCAACCGGATCATGGAGTACTCGGAATCGGGACTGTGGGTCGACATCACGTTCGTCGTGGACGAGGGGATGCGGTACGAAGTGCGTAACGTGTCGTTCGTTGGGCAGACCAAGTTCACCGAAGACCAACTTGGGACCCAGGTGAAGCTGCTGCAGGGGCAGTACTTCGACCAAAAGAAAATGAACTCAGACCTCGCGGCGCTGACCGACCTATATGGCGCCCAGGGATACATCCACGCGGACGTGCAAGCCGAACCTCGCTTTTTGGAAGAGCCGGGTCAGATTGACCTGGTTTACGACATTCGCGAAGGAGAGCAGTATCGCGTTGGCCGCATCGATGTGAACATCGATGGCGAGTACCCGCACACGCAGCGCGACGTCGTCTTGAATCGTTTGGACCTA from Blastopirellula retiformator encodes:
- the pth gene encoding aminoacyl-tRNA hydrolase, whose product is MKLIVGLGNPGPKYDKTRHNVGFEALDRIAADSGVTPRAKFNGNIVELGVGTEKMVLLYPHTYMNNSGTSVRAAFDFFKTPCESVLVVCDDFNLPVGTLRFRGGGSAGGQKGLADILRKLGTDEVPRLRIGIGPLPQGRDVSNFVLGKFAPQERAEIDFTLDRAKNAIADWIAHDLTYCMNQYN
- the rpsF gene encoding 30S ribosomal protein S6, whose amino-acid sequence is MAANVYEGLFILDSNRYARDPGGVAGQIQEYVEKLGGELLVSRMWVEQRLAYPINGHRKGTYWLTYFSLESTKLTELTYQCNINDNFVRFMFVKHDPRISEMLIAHATGEAEAAPEGEEAGEGEPAAAGAAAEGE
- the ssb gene encoding single-stranded DNA-binding protein, with product MASYNRVILVGNLTRDIEVRYIQSGSAVAEIGLAVNDRRKTASGEWIDETTFVDVTLWGRTAEIAGEYLSKGSPVLVEGRLKLDSWETDGQKRSKLRVVGEKMQMLGGRSGGGQGGPAGGGGQRRQPQQSAPNRGGGGGGGGGGDSYGGGDDYDSFGGSSDDIPF
- the rplI gene encoding 50S ribosomal protein L9 — encoded protein: MASIRAEKHSERVWKRLPKGKHGGIELLLIQSVDHLGKQGDVVEVRPGYANNYLIPQGLATIATPHHKRMVEKHRAKLLEIEKSRLAGLRAIADLLNRQSVTIEANANDEGHLYGSVGPAEIVSALKEQNFTITADQVRLEGPLKELGLYTVKIHLHAEIESELKVWVVPTVTGDE
- the dnaB gene encoding replicative DNA helicase → MKTKFNRVDRADRDKPPASEIFDRQPPCNLEAEMGVLGSIFLLPDCADEVVMIVRPDDFYDEGNKKLYEHMVRLHDSGRKIDLTLLAEQLKADGDYEFIGGAAYLAKVLNSVPNAAHAEHYAQIVAAKAINRNLIGAATDILRDAYEENDKSDRLVSRAEEKIFAITDTRSSTSMANMSDIVTASMERIDARLRGEHLEDGVATGYTDLDGMTGGFHGSELLILAARPSMGKTAFAMNIAENVAVNDKTPVLFISLEMGAIELCDRLLCSVAKVNGHRLRNGTISQEDRRRLVEKSALVAESPLFVDDSPSRTVSQIAAGARRIKRRHGRLGLIVIDYLQLIEPDNSSDPRQEQVAKIARRLKGMAREMDVPILCLAQLNRQAEASKDNRPKLSHLRESGAIEQDADVVMFVHREEYYHHGEERDQFAGKAEIIIGKQRNGPVGEVQLTWLRDFTRFENAFEREPDDFSAFNGGGEF
- a CDS encoding arginyltransferase; the encoded protein is MDQILGFKVWDHEERCPYLPGRQARLPLYYPLTAMSGGDLDLALSQGARRAGVYLYHVCCRACRACEPIRLDVKKFEPRRRHRRVLAKGDARLRMSVGAPIADDEHARIYNLHKSERGLADENQGAISAQQYHEFLVQSCCETVEFGYYLENRLVAAATADLGDDSLSAVYCCYDPSESGLSLGTYSVLKQWEFCRETDRRYLYLGFYIAESPHMNYKASFLPHQRRIAGVWSEFSDR
- a CDS encoding BamA/OMP85 family outer membrane protein; the protein is MLNCRLIAAFALSIGCGLSLLVASCETSLAQGLDPRSFDPALLTPPPAEPGAIPTRPLIVDLRITGNNSTQEAKIRSMIRSRADREFDPEMIQSDVRKLAESGLFRDVKILTQQSAQGVVVTFQVFERPSIRYVKFLGNESATEKALLKKSGLEVGGALNRFVVEDARRRIEEYYRTRGHGMATVTIAEGLEQDDTGVAFMVHEGPLARVLSTSFVGNTIASDGRLKTQVKSKPGFLYYIRGKVDMDQVEADVEALTSYYRGLGYFQAQINRIMEYSESGLWVDITFVVDEGMRYEVRNVSFVGQTKFTEDQLGTQVKLLQGQYFDQKKMNSDLAALTDLYGAQGYIHADVQAEPRFLEEPGQIDLVYDIREGEQYRVGRIDVNIDGEYPHTQRDVVLNRLDLVPGDIIDIRKIRDSERRLVSSQLFVNEPHRGIKPTIQVKPPEVSDIADKRGGEQSPTYRGQSPGPAVQPAYHGQPQMSQPRMPAVQMGQRIAPENLRPSRYSANPAAAPW